A genomic window from Pseudomonas leptonychotis includes:
- the coaBC gene encoding bifunctional phosphopantothenoylcysteine decarboxylase/phosphopantothenate--cysteine ligase CoaBC, which translates to MQRLYRKRIIVGVGGGIAAYKSAELIRRLKDQDADVRVVMTKGGREFITPLTLQALSGHPVHLDLLDPEAEAAMGHIELARWADLVLIAPATADLMARLAQGVADDLLTTLVLATDATVALAPAMNQAMWRDPATQANAHLLQQRGLHLFGPAAGSQACGDIGLGRMLEAEQLVQCAADCFQHQALTGKHVLITAGPTQENIDPVRYITNHSSGKMGFALAEAAAEAGAKVTLISGPVHLPTPERVTRINVTSARDMLAACEAAMPCDLLIAAAAVADYRPEVVAQHKLKKDPSSGDGLLLQMVRNPDILATLATRADRPFSVGFAAETENLLEYASRKLKDKNLDLIVANDVANPSIGFNSEENAITIIDRELQQSSFAQTSKSKIARQLVSFIAERCTRD; encoded by the coding sequence ATGCAGCGGCTGTATCGGAAACGCATCATTGTTGGCGTAGGCGGTGGTATTGCCGCGTATAAGAGTGCTGAGCTGATTCGCCGACTCAAGGACCAGGATGCCGACGTGCGCGTGGTCATGACCAAAGGCGGCCGTGAATTCATCACTCCGCTGACGTTGCAAGCCCTGTCCGGGCATCCGGTACACCTTGACTTGCTCGACCCTGAGGCCGAGGCCGCCATGGGCCATATCGAGCTGGCGCGCTGGGCCGACCTGGTCCTGATTGCCCCCGCCACGGCTGATCTGATGGCGCGCCTGGCCCAAGGCGTGGCGGATGACCTGCTGACCACCTTGGTGCTGGCCACCGATGCCACCGTCGCCCTGGCACCTGCGATGAACCAGGCCATGTGGCGCGACCCCGCCACCCAGGCCAACGCGCACCTGCTGCAACAGCGCGGCCTGCACCTGTTCGGCCCTGCGGCTGGTAGTCAGGCTTGCGGTGATATCGGTCTGGGCCGCATGCTCGAAGCCGAACAGCTGGTGCAATGCGCCGCCGACTGTTTCCAGCACCAGGCGTTAACCGGCAAGCATGTATTGATTACCGCCGGACCCACCCAAGAAAATATCGACCCAGTGCGATACATCACCAACCACAGCTCCGGCAAGATGGGTTTTGCCCTGGCTGAAGCAGCCGCAGAGGCGGGCGCTAAGGTCACCCTGATCAGCGGTCCGGTGCACCTGCCCACACCCGAACGCGTTACCCGCATCAACGTCACCAGCGCCCGCGACATGCTCGCGGCCTGTGAAGCGGCAATGCCCTGTGACCTCCTGATCGCCGCCGCGGCTGTCGCCGATTACCGCCCAGAAGTGGTCGCACAACACAAATTGAAGAAAGACCCCAGCAGCGGCGACGGCTTGCTCCTGCAAATGGTGCGCAACCCCGATATTCTCGCCACCCTAGCTACCCGCGCCGACCGGCCATTCAGCGTCGGCTTTGCCGCCGAAACCGAAAACCTGCTGGAGTACGCCTCGCGCAAGCTCAAGGACAAGAATCTTGACCTGATTGTTGCCAATGACGTGGCCAACCCGAGCATCGGCTTCAACAGCGAAGAAAACGCCATCACCATCATCGACCGTGAATTGCAGCAGAGCAGCTTCGCCCAGACCAGCAAAAGCAAAATCGCTCGCCAATTGGTGAGCTTTATTGCAGAACGCTGCACGCGCGACTGA
- a CDS encoding phosphomannomutase/phosphoglucomutase: MKLFKRTAKDAETLTPSAQLTSAPAAPKARNSRLNALLPGVVAALLGIILAGALLWFGPLNSANQQQLQQLSQAWGGGQATVLQSALQQLSADTQAAARNPQLLQAVQSQDIEQIRAAERNLTYWNGVVDAHLNARSQAVQDMGRSAPMNFAALDMLRRVENGQTPAPEAYKVGQRWLVYSAAPLRLSEGEPLHGTLLLAVDLERLLTSLPVMPAEIGQIQLIQQFNNTAAQVLAERGQAQGTAQVFSTGNPNWTISFIPGSSLTNSVLSPLLLAIAGLLALVGAIVGLYLVLSRLQSHLHADVLQLGQMLKELSAGKAVKAFSLSLPALDILAQSLARLPRRASEQAPAPASSGTANPERAAMQAPVSAMVDPLFQDTDILDIDILDEDQDLLGLHEPTPAPAQVKAPKLPADIFRAYDIRGVVGRTLSAETAYWIGRAIGSQSIAQGEPNIAVGRDGRLSGPELAQQLIQGLLDCGCHVSDVGMVPTPVVYYAGHILTGKSAVMLTGSHNPRDYNGFKIVIAGDTLANEQIQALKTRIDNNDLASGVGTVEQVDVLDRYFKQIRDDIAMAKPMRVVVDCGNGVAGVIAPQLIEALGCSVIPLYCEVDGNFPNHHPDPGKPENLVDLIAKVKSEKADIGLAFDGDGDRVGVVTNTGTIVYPDRLLMLFAKDVVSRNPGADIIFDVKCTRRLTPLISGYGGRPVMWKTGHSLIKKKMKETGALLAGEMSGHIFFKERWFGFDDGIYAAARLLEILSQDRRDADHVFSAFPNDISTPEINIEVTEQSKFSIIERLQRDGVWGEGNITNLDGVRVDYPKGWGLVRASNTTPVLVLRFEAETEEELERIKEVFRAQLYSAAPDLNLPF; encoded by the coding sequence ATGAAACTCTTCAAGCGCACTGCCAAGGATGCTGAAACGCTGACACCAAGCGCCCAGCTGACCAGTGCCCCCGCTGCCCCGAAAGCACGCAACTCCCGCTTAAATGCCCTGTTGCCTGGCGTGGTGGCGGCGTTACTCGGCATTATCCTGGCCGGCGCACTGCTTTGGTTTGGCCCGCTCAACAGTGCCAATCAACAACAGCTGCAACAGCTCAGCCAGGCCTGGGGCGGCGGCCAAGCCACTGTATTGCAGTCGGCCCTGCAGCAACTGAGCGCAGACACCCAGGCAGCTGCGCGTAACCCACAGTTGCTGCAGGCGGTGCAAAGTCAGGATATCGAGCAAATCCGCGCGGCCGAACGCAACCTCACATACTGGAACGGGGTTGTCGACGCCCACCTCAACGCGCGCAGCCAGGCCGTGCAGGACATGGGCCGCAGCGCACCGATGAACTTTGCGGCGCTGGATATGCTGCGCCGCGTCGAAAATGGGCAAACACCCGCACCAGAAGCCTACAAGGTGGGCCAACGCTGGCTGGTCTACAGCGCCGCGCCACTGCGCCTGAGTGAAGGCGAGCCGCTGCATGGCACCCTGCTGCTGGCCGTAGACCTGGAGCGCCTGCTCACTAGCCTGCCGGTAATGCCCGCAGAGATCGGCCAGATCCAGCTGATTCAGCAGTTCAACAATACCGCCGCTCAGGTACTCGCAGAGCGCGGCCAAGCACAGGGCACCGCGCAGGTATTCAGCACCGGCAACCCCAACTGGACGATCAGCTTCATCCCCGGCTCGTCGCTAACCAACTCGGTGTTATCACCGTTGCTGCTGGCTATAGCCGGACTGCTGGCTCTGGTCGGGGCTATTGTCGGCCTCTACTTGGTGCTAAGCCGCCTGCAAAGTCACTTACACGCCGATGTGCTGCAACTGGGCCAGATGCTCAAGGAACTGTCCGCCGGTAAGGCCGTCAAAGCTTTCAGCCTGAGCCTACCGGCCCTGGATATCCTCGCGCAGAGCCTGGCACGCCTGCCACGCCGCGCTAGCGAACAAGCCCCGGCACCCGCGAGTTCAGGCACAGCGAACCCCGAACGCGCAGCCATGCAGGCGCCTGTAAGCGCCATGGTTGACCCACTGTTTCAAGACACGGACATCCTCGACATCGACATTCTCGACGAAGACCAAGACCTACTCGGCCTCCATGAGCCGACTCCCGCCCCCGCGCAGGTAAAAGCACCGAAGCTGCCGGCCGATATCTTCCGCGCCTACGATATTCGTGGCGTGGTCGGCCGCACCTTGAGTGCTGAAACCGCTTACTGGATCGGTCGCGCTATCGGCTCGCAAAGCATCGCCCAAGGTGAGCCAAACATCGCGGTCGGCCGTGACGGCCGCCTGTCCGGCCCAGAGCTGGCGCAACAACTCATTCAAGGTTTGCTCGATTGCGGCTGCCATGTCAGCGATGTCGGCATGGTACCCACACCCGTGGTGTATTACGCCGGGCACATCCTCACTGGTAAATCGGCGGTGATGCTCACCGGCAGCCATAACCCGCGCGACTACAACGGTTTCAAGATCGTCATCGCCGGCGACACCTTGGCCAATGAGCAGATTCAAGCGCTGAAAACGCGCATCGACAACAATGACCTGGCCAGCGGCGTGGGCACCGTCGAGCAGGTTGACGTGCTGGATCGCTACTTCAAGCAGATTCGCGACGACATCGCCATGGCCAAACCCATGCGCGTGGTAGTCGACTGCGGCAATGGCGTGGCTGGGGTGATCGCTCCTCAGCTGATTGAGGCACTGGGCTGCTCGGTGATTCCGCTGTACTGCGAAGTCGACGGCAACTTCCCCAACCACCACCCAGATCCCGGCAAACCGGAGAATCTGGTGGATCTGATCGCCAAGGTTAAAAGCGAGAAAGCCGATATTGGCCTGGCGTTCGACGGCGACGGCGATCGCGTCGGGGTAGTGACCAACACAGGCACCATCGTCTACCCGGACCGACTGCTAATGCTGTTCGCCAAGGACGTGGTGTCGCGCAACCCCGGTGCTGACATCATCTTCGACGTCAAATGCACGCGCCGCCTGACCCCGCTGATCAGTGGCTATGGCGGCCGCCCGGTGATGTGGAAGACCGGTCACTCGCTGATTAAGAAGAAAATGAAAGAAACCGGGGCGCTGTTGGCCGGTGAAATGAGCGGGCATATTTTCTTCAAGGAGCGCTGGTTCGGCTTTGACGATGGCATCTATGCCGCCGCCCGCCTGCTGGAAATCCTTAGCCAGGACCGCCGCGACGCCGACCATGTGTTCAGCGCGTTCCCTAACGATATTTCCACCCCGGAAATCAACATCGAAGTCACCGAGCAGAGCAAGTTCAGCATCATCGAACGCCTGCAACGCGACGGCGTATGGGGTGAAGGTAATATCACCAACCTCGATGGCGTGCGCGTCGATTACCCCAAGGGCTGGGGCTTGGTGCGCGCCTCCAACACCACACCGGTGCTGGTATTGCGCTTTGAGGCGGAAACCGAAGAAGAGCTCGAGCGGATCAAGGAGGTCTTTCGTGCGCAGCTCTACAGCGCGGCGCCAGACCTCAACCTACCGTTTTGA
- the pyrE gene encoding orotate phosphoribosyltransferase, producing the protein MQAYQRDFIRFAIERGVLRFGQFTLKSGRISPYFFNAGLFDSGLALAQLGRFYAAAIVDSGIDFDVLFGPAYKGIPLAATSAVALAEHHQRDMPWCFNRKEAKAHGEGGTLVGAPLAGKVLIIDDVITAGTAIREVMQIIQAQGAQAAGVLIALNRQERGQGELSAIQEVERDYGMPVVSIVSLEQVLEYLAENAELKQYLPAVQAYRAEYGI; encoded by the coding sequence ATGCAAGCGTACCAACGTGATTTCATCCGTTTTGCCATCGAGCGTGGGGTTCTGCGCTTTGGTCAGTTCACTCTGAAGTCCGGGCGTATAAGTCCCTATTTCTTCAACGCTGGGCTGTTTGATAGCGGTTTGGCCCTGGCGCAGCTTGGGCGGTTCTACGCGGCGGCGATAGTCGACAGCGGGATCGATTTTGATGTGTTGTTTGGTCCGGCTTACAAAGGTATTCCGTTGGCGGCGACCAGCGCTGTTGCGTTGGCGGAGCACCATCAGCGCGATATGCCTTGGTGTTTCAACCGTAAGGAAGCCAAAGCCCACGGCGAAGGCGGCACCCTGGTTGGTGCGCCGCTGGCGGGTAAAGTGCTGATTATTGATGACGTGATCACCGCCGGTACGGCGATTCGCGAAGTGATGCAGATCATTCAGGCGCAGGGCGCACAGGCAGCCGGTGTGTTGATTGCGCTGAATCGCCAAGAACGTGGCCAAGGCGAGCTTTCTGCTATTCAGGAGGTTGAGCGCGACTACGGTATGCCCGTGGTGAGCATTGTGTCGCTCGAGCAAGTACTGGAATATCTGGCAGAGAATGCTGAACTCAAGCAGTATCTGCCAGCGGTACAAGCCTACCGAGCTGAATACGGAATCTAA
- a CDS encoding exodeoxyribonuclease III: protein MRIISVNVNGIHAAVERGLLSWLQAQNADVICLQDTRASAFELDDQALQLDGYFLYACDAEVPSQGGVALYSRLQPKAVISGLGFETADRYGRYLQADFDKVSIATLLMPSGQQGDESLNQKFKFMDDFTHYLDKQRRKRREYIYCGSLYVAHQKIDVKNWRDCQQSPGFLAPERAWLDEVVGTMGYVDALREVSREGDQFSWWPDSEQAELLNLGYRFDYQLLTPGMRRSIRSARLPRQPRFSQHAPLIADYDWILSV, encoded by the coding sequence ATGCGGATCATCAGTGTGAACGTGAATGGTATTCATGCGGCAGTCGAGCGTGGTTTGCTCAGTTGGCTGCAAGCACAGAATGCCGACGTCATCTGCCTGCAGGACACCCGCGCCTCCGCCTTTGAACTGGACGACCAAGCCCTCCAACTGGATGGCTATTTCCTCTATGCCTGCGATGCTGAAGTACCAAGCCAAGGTGGTGTGGCGCTGTATTCGCGGTTGCAACCCAAGGCGGTAATCAGTGGTCTGGGTTTTGAAACGGCTGACCGCTATGGGCGCTACCTGCAGGCCGATTTCGACAAAGTAAGTATTGCCACCCTGCTTATGCCCTCCGGGCAACAGGGTGATGAGAGCTTGAATCAGAAATTCAAGTTCATGGACGACTTCACCCATTATTTGGATAAACAGCGCCGCAAGCGCCGCGAATACATCTATTGCGGCTCGCTCTACGTGGCACACCAGAAAATCGACGTGAAAAACTGGCGCGACTGCCAGCAATCGCCCGGTTTCCTGGCGCCCGAGCGCGCCTGGCTGGACGAAGTGGTCGGCACCATGGGCTATGTCGACGCGCTGCGTGAAGTCAGCCGCGAAGGCGACCAGTTCAGCTGGTGGCCAGACAGTGAGCAAGCCGAGCTACTCAACCTGGGCTATCGCTTCGACTATCAACTGCTCACACCGGGCATGCGTCGCAGCATCCGTAGCGCGCGCCTGCCGCGTCAGCCGCGCTTCTCGCAGCACGCACCGCTGATCGCCGATTACGACTGGATTCTCAGCGTATAA
- the dut gene encoding dUTP diphosphatase, translating to MHALQAKILDPRLGNEFPLPHYATPGSAGLDLRAMLTQELVLEPGQTVLIPTGLSIYIGDPGLAAMILPRSGLGHKHGIVLGNLVGLIDSDYQGELMVSCWNRGQSAFTIAIGERIAQLILVPVVQAHFELVEQFDESQRGAGGFGHSGSH from the coding sequence ATGCACGCCTTACAAGCCAAAATTCTCGACCCGCGCCTGGGCAACGAATTCCCCCTGCCGCACTACGCCACTCCAGGTTCCGCCGGCCTTGACCTACGCGCCATGCTCACACAGGAACTGGTACTCGAGCCGGGGCAAACCGTGCTTATCCCTACCGGCCTGTCGATCTACATCGGCGACCCTGGCCTGGCTGCGATGATCCTGCCGCGCTCGGGCCTAGGACACAAACACGGCATTGTTCTCGGAAATCTGGTCGGCTTGATCGACTCTGACTATCAGGGCGAGCTGATGGTGTCCTGCTGGAACCGCGGACAAAGCGCCTTCACCATCGCGATTGGCGAACGTATTGCCCAACTGATTCTGGTACCGGTGGTGCAAGCTCACTTTGAGCTGGTCGAACAGTTCGATGAAAGCCAGCGCGGCGCAGGTGGCTTTGGCCACTCCGGCAGCCACTGA
- a CDS encoding DUF4870 domain-containing protein: MSEESQTPQPVPGPEARQWAMFCHFAAFLGLVFPFGNLLGPLIVWQIKKDLDPFVDAQGKEALNFQISVALAALLCFLLMVVVIGFPLLVLVSIAALVLTIIAGIKANEGQAYRYPFAWRLVK, encoded by the coding sequence ATGAGCGAAGAGTCCCAAACGCCACAACCGGTTCCCGGCCCTGAGGCCCGCCAGTGGGCGATGTTCTGCCACTTCGCAGCCTTTCTCGGCCTGGTTTTCCCCTTTGGCAATCTACTCGGACCTTTGATCGTCTGGCAGATCAAGAAAGATCTCGATCCGTTTGTCGATGCACAGGGCAAGGAAGCGCTGAACTTTCAGATCAGCGTGGCCCTGGCCGCGTTGTTGTGTTTCCTGCTGATGGTTGTGGTGATCGGCTTTCCGCTGCTGGTGCTGGTCAGCATTGCGGCCTTGGTGTTGACCATCATTGCCGGGATCAAGGCCAATGAAGGCCAGGCCTATCGTTATCCCTTTGCTTGGCGCTTGGTCAAATAG
- the rph gene encoding ribonuclease PH, whose translation MKRPSGRAADQLRSIRITRNYTKHAEGSVLVEFGDTKVICTVSVESGVPRFLKGQGQGWLTAEYGMLPRATGDRNQREASRGKQGGRTLEIQRLIGRSLRAALDMSKLGENTLYVDCDVIQADGGTRTASITGAMVAVIDALKVIKKRGGLKGGDPLKQMIAAVSVGMYQGEPVLDLDYLEDSAAETDLNVVMISTGGFIEVQGTAEGAPFQPAELNAMLALAQKGMNELFELQQAALAD comes from the coding sequence ATGAAACGTCCCAGTGGCCGCGCCGCCGATCAGTTGCGCTCGATTCGTATCACCCGCAACTACACCAAGCATGCCGAGGGTTCGGTTCTCGTGGAGTTTGGCGATACCAAAGTGATTTGCACGGTCAGCGTCGAGTCGGGCGTACCGCGCTTCTTGAAAGGGCAGGGCCAAGGTTGGTTGACTGCCGAGTACGGCATGTTGCCGCGCGCTACCGGTGATCGTAACCAGCGCGAAGCCAGCCGTGGTAAGCAGGGCGGTCGTACCCTAGAGATCCAACGCCTGATCGGCCGTTCGCTGCGCGCTGCGCTGGATATGTCGAAGCTGGGCGAAAATACCCTGTATGTCGATTGCGATGTGATCCAGGCCGATGGCGGTACCCGTACCGCATCGATTACTGGTGCCATGGTGGCCGTGATCGATGCGCTGAAAGTGATCAAAAAGCGTGGCGGCCTCAAAGGCGGTGATCCGCTCAAACAGATGATTGCCGCTGTTTCGGTGGGCATGTACCAAGGCGAACCAGTATTGGACTTGGATTATCTGGAAGATTCGGCCGCCGAAACTGACCTTAACGTAGTGATGATCAGCACCGGTGGTTTCATCGAAGTGCAGGGCACCGCCGAAGGCGCGCCCTTCCAGCCCGCTGAGCTGAATGCCATGTTGGCGTTGGCGCAGAAGGGTATGAATGAGCTGTTCGAACTGCAACAAGCAGCTCTGGCTGACTGA
- the radC gene encoding RadC family protein: MSIRDWPAAERPREKLLAQGAGTLTDAELLAIFLRTGVAGQSAVDLARHLLGDFGSLRALLQADLPSFSQRLGLGPAKFAQLQAVLEMARRHLAEQLRRDSALESPQAVRDYLKALLRHEPHEVFGCLFLDAKHRVLAFEALFHGSIDSASVYPRQVVKRALAHNAAALILTHNHPSGVAEPSQADRVLTRRLKEALELVDVRVIDHFIVGDGEPLSMAEYGWL, translated from the coding sequence ATGAGTATTCGTGACTGGCCGGCGGCAGAGCGCCCGCGGGAGAAACTCCTGGCCCAGGGCGCGGGCACCCTGACCGATGCCGAATTACTGGCGATTTTTCTGCGCACCGGGGTGGCCGGGCAGAGTGCGGTCGATCTGGCGCGCCATCTACTGGGCGACTTTGGCAGTTTGCGCGCGCTGTTGCAGGCGGATCTGCCGTCGTTCAGTCAACGTTTGGGGTTGGGCCCAGCTAAATTTGCTCAGTTGCAGGCCGTGCTGGAAATGGCGCGACGCCATTTGGCCGAGCAATTGCGCCGAGATTCAGCATTGGAAAGCCCACAGGCCGTGCGCGATTACCTGAAAGCGCTGCTACGGCATGAGCCGCATGAGGTGTTCGGCTGTCTGTTTCTTGATGCCAAGCACCGCGTATTGGCCTTTGAGGCCTTGTTTCATGGCTCCATCGACAGCGCCAGCGTTTATCCCCGGCAGGTGGTCAAGCGGGCGTTGGCACATAATGCTGCGGCGCTGATTTTGACTCACAACCACCCGTCCGGCGTCGCTGAGCCCAGTCAGGCGGATCGGGTGTTAACCCGTCGCCTGAAAGAGGCTCTGGAATTGGTGGATGTGCGCGTAATCGACCACTTTATCGTTGGCGACGGTGAGCCGCTGTCGATGGCCGAGTACGGTTGGCTCTAA
- a CDS encoding YicC/YloC family endoribonuclease translates to MIHSMTAFARAEQASANGTLSWELRSVNHRYLEPHLRLPEAFRDLEGAVREALRNGLSRGKVECTLRFSDDNAGKALQVDLERAAQLVAAAESVANLIKQPAALNPLEVLGWPGVLVADAADPQALNQSALSLFTQALNELKNGRGREGTELAKLLNERLDSILDQVADLRELVPQMLAAQRQKILDRCAEMHAELDPQRLEQELVMLAQKSDVAEELDRLNTHVTEVRRVLKTGGQAGRRLDFLMQELNREANTLGSKAFDTRSTQAAVNLKVLIEQMREQVQNIE, encoded by the coding sequence ATGATCCACAGCATGACTGCCTTCGCCCGCGCCGAACAGGCGAGCGCCAACGGCACCCTGAGCTGGGAGCTGCGCTCGGTCAACCATCGCTACCTAGAACCTCACCTGCGTCTGCCGGAAGCCTTTCGCGACCTCGAAGGCGCAGTGCGCGAAGCCCTGCGCAATGGCCTGTCACGCGGTAAAGTCGAATGCACCCTGCGCTTTAGCGATGACAACGCCGGCAAAGCGCTGCAAGTCGACCTGGAGCGCGCGGCGCAGCTGGTCGCCGCTGCCGAAAGCGTTGCCAACTTGATCAAGCAGCCCGCCGCACTCAATCCACTGGAAGTGCTTGGCTGGCCAGGCGTGCTAGTGGCCGACGCAGCTGATCCGCAAGCTCTCAACCAAAGCGCTCTGAGCCTGTTCACCCAGGCACTGAATGAATTGAAAAACGGTCGCGGACGCGAAGGTACCGAGCTGGCCAAGCTGCTCAACGAACGCCTCGACAGCATCCTTGACCAAGTAGCTGACTTACGCGAGTTAGTGCCGCAGATGCTGGCCGCTCAGCGCCAGAAAATTCTCGACCGCTGCGCAGAAATGCACGCCGAACTTGACCCGCAGCGACTGGAGCAAGAACTGGTCATGCTGGCGCAGAAAAGCGATGTTGCCGAAGAGCTCGACCGTCTCAATACGCACGTCACAGAAGTGCGCCGCGTACTGAAAACCGGCGGGCAAGCTGGGCGCCGCCTGGACTTCCTGATGCAGGAACTCAACCGCGAAGCCAATACTCTCGGCTCCAAGGCCTTCGATACCCGCAGCACCCAGGCAGCGGTCAACCTCAAAGTACTGATTGAACAGATGCGTGAACAAGTGCAGAACATCGAGTAA
- a CDS encoding DUF4124 domain-containing protein: protein MHRSVLTRCSLLLGLLLPVVAGATELYRYVDDKGITVLSRQGVPPEHIRRGYEVLNEQGRVVKVIPPAPSAEEMKHILAERARASSDAQLLRLYSTPEDVERARQRKLAELDGLIGVARSNLQSVRTQQANLQSQAADHERAGREVPAHLLAQIDNQKAEQARLKSDILRYQAVRKEADVSFNADRDRLKVLLGRNQ, encoded by the coding sequence GTGCATAGATCTGTCTTGACCCGCTGTTCGCTGTTGCTTGGCCTACTGTTGCCGGTTGTGGCAGGTGCGACCGAGCTGTACCGCTATGTCGATGACAAGGGTATCACCGTACTAAGTCGTCAAGGTGTGCCGCCGGAGCACATCCGTAGGGGCTATGAAGTGTTGAATGAGCAGGGCCGGGTGGTCAAAGTCATTCCGCCGGCCCCCAGTGCCGAAGAAATGAAGCACATTCTTGCCGAGCGCGCGCGCGCCAGTTCTGATGCGCAGTTGCTACGGTTGTACAGCACCCCGGAAGACGTCGAGCGTGCTCGTCAGCGCAAATTGGCCGAGCTTGATGGTCTGATTGGCGTGGCGCGCAGCAATCTGCAATCGGTGCGTACTCAGCAAGCCAACCTGCAGAGCCAAGCCGCCGATCACGAGCGCGCGGGGCGTGAAGTGCCGGCGCACCTCTTGGCGCAGATTGACAACCAAAAAGCTGAACAAGCGCGCCTCAAAAGCGACATTTTGCGCTACCAGGCTGTGCGCAAAGAGGCTGATGTCAGTTTCAATGCCGACCGTGATCGGCTCAAGGTATTGCTGGGCCGCAACCAGTAG
- the gmk gene encoding guanylate kinase — protein MSITTGTLYIISAPSGAGKTSLVKALIDSEAQIRVSVSHTTRAMRPGEVDGVNYHFASREQFHAMLDKTEFLEHAEVFGNLYGTSQEWVKQTLREGFDLILEIDWQGAQQVRRLMPESKSIFILPPTQEALRHRLTNRGQDSGEIIEQRMREAVSEMSHYVEYDYLLINDDFAHALSDLKAIFRANQLLQSPQQQRHSGLLSELLV, from the coding sequence ATGAGCATAACCACCGGCACCCTTTACATCATTTCTGCCCCCTCTGGCGCGGGCAAGACCAGCTTGGTCAAAGCGCTGATCGACAGCGAAGCGCAGATTCGCGTTTCTGTCTCGCACACCACCCGCGCCATGCGCCCAGGTGAAGTGGACGGGGTGAATTACCACTTCGCCAGCCGCGAGCAGTTTCACGCCATGCTCGACAAGACCGAGTTCCTTGAGCACGCAGAAGTCTTCGGCAACCTTTATGGCACCTCGCAGGAATGGGTTAAACAAACCCTGCGCGAAGGGTTTGATCTGATTCTGGAAATCGACTGGCAGGGTGCCCAACAAGTGCGCCGGCTAATGCCAGAGTCGAAATCCATCTTTATCCTGCCGCCGACCCAGGAGGCATTGCGCCACCGCCTGACCAATCGCGGCCAGGACAGTGGCGAAATCATCGAACAGCGCATGCGCGAGGCCGTCAGCGAGATGAGCCATTACGTCGAATACGACTACCTGCTGATCAATGATGACTTCGCCCACGCGTTGAGTGATCTGAAGGCGATTTTCCGCGCCAATCAATTGCTGCAAAGCCCGCAACAGCAGCGCCACAGTGGCCTGCTCAGCGAGTTACTGGTCTGA
- the argB gene encoding acetylglutamate kinase, translated as MTLERDAATNVAKVLSEALPYIRRFVGKTLVIKYGGNAMESEELKQGFARDIVLMKAVGINPVVVHGGGPQIGDLLKRLSIESHFIDGMRVTDTATMDVVEMVLGGQVNKSIVNLINQHGGSAIGLTGKDAQLIRAKKLTVSRQTPEMTQPEIIDIGHVGEVTGINTDLLNMLVKGDFIPVIAPIGVGADGESYNINADLVAGKVAEALKAEKLMLLTNIAGLMDKQGEVLTGLNTEQVDSLIADGTIYGGMLPKIRCALEAVQGGVTSAHIIDGRVPNAVLLEIFTDSGVGTLICNRRRH; from the coding sequence ATGACCCTCGAACGTGATGCCGCCACCAACGTCGCCAAAGTACTGTCCGAAGCGTTGCCGTATATCCGCCGCTTCGTGGGCAAGACCCTGGTGATCAAATACGGCGGCAACGCCATGGAAAGCGAAGAGCTTAAGCAAGGCTTCGCCCGTGACATCGTGCTGATGAAGGCCGTGGGCATTAATCCGGTCGTGGTGCATGGCGGCGGTCCGCAGATCGGCGACCTGCTCAAACGCTTGTCTATCGAAAGTCACTTTATCGATGGCATGCGCGTTACTGACACGGCGACCATGGATGTGGTGGAAATGGTCCTCGGCGGCCAGGTCAACAAGAGCATCGTCAATCTGATCAACCAACACGGCGGCAGCGCCATCGGTCTGACCGGTAAAGATGCCCAGCTGATCCGCGCCAAAAAACTCACGGTCAGCCGGCAAACACCGGAAATGACCCAGCCTGAGATCATTGATATTGGTCATGTCGGTGAAGTCACCGGGATCAATACCGATTTGCTTAACATGCTGGTCAAGGGCGACTTTATTCCGGTGATCGCACCGATCGGTGTTGGCGCGGATGGCGAGTCCTACAACATCAACGCTGACTTAGTGGCTGGCAAGGTCGCCGAAGCGTTAAAAGCCGAGAAGCTGATGCTGCTGACCAATATTGCCGGCCTGATGGACAAGCAGGGCGAAGTTCTCACTGGTTTGAACACCGAGCAGGTCGACAGTTTGATCGCCGATGGCACTATCTACGGTGGCATGCTGCCGAAGATTCGCTGCGCTCTGGAGGCGGTACAGGGTGGCGTCACCAGCGCACACATCATTGATGGGCGCGTCCCTAACGCCGTGTTGCTGGAAATCTTCACTGACAGCGGCGTAGGCACCTTGATCTGCAACCGCCGACGTCATTAA